One genomic region from Harpia harpyja isolate bHarHar1 chromosome 1, bHarHar1 primary haplotype, whole genome shotgun sequence encodes:
- the SLA2 gene encoding src-like-adapter 2 isoform X1 — MGSLPSREKPLSIPQAVANMVQPPPPMQADPSSFLALALCDFPAGAGAATVLRMGEQLRVLSEDGEWWLVASEVSGKECHIPSSCVAKVRHRWLYEGVSRQKAEELLLRPGNRSGSFLIRESQTRQGCYSLSVRRSERASWDSVTHYRIYRLENGWLYISPRLTFPSLHDLVDHYSGNAPPGHWGGCPVPCSKGGRGERCPWGWGAGGGTLLTLPAPCPEFGEGLCCLLREPCSMEGARVAPVSTTPTVMKPSLNWDKIDSSLLLSEATSPPEEDSPISLGLREAISSYLLLTEAATPKQSPAGKGAKNS; from the exons ATGGGGAGCCTGCCCAGCCGGGAGAAGCCGCTCAGTATCCCACAAGCAGTTGCCAATATGGTGCAGCCCCCGCCGCCCATGCAGGCAG ACCCCAGCAGCTTCCTGGCTCTGGCCCTCTGCGacttccctgccggcgcagggGCAGCCACCGTCCTGAGGATGGGAGAGCAACTCCGTGTCCTCTCTGA GGATGGAGAGTGGTGGCTGGTGGCATCCGAGGTGTCTGGCAAAGAGTGCCACATCCCCAGCAGCTGCGTGGCCAAGGTCAGGCACAG GTGGCTGTATGAGGGCGTCAGCCGGCAGaaggcagaggagctgctgctccgGCCAGGCAACCGCAGCGGGTCCTTCCTGATACGGGAGAGCCAGACCAGGCAAG GCTGCTACTCACTGTCGGTGCGCCGCAGCGAGCGTGCCTCCTGGGACTCGGTGACACACTACCGCATCTACCGCCTGGAGAACGGCTGGCTCTACATCTCACCCCGCCTCACCTTCCCCAGCCTACACGACCTGGTGGACCACTACTCTGGTAATGCTCCTCCAGGCCACTGGGGGGGATGCCCTGTGCCCTGcagcaagggagggagaggggaaaggtgCCCCTGGGGTTGGGGTGCAGGTGGGGGCACCCTGCTGacgctgcctgctccctgcccagaGTTTGGAGAGGGGCTGTGCTGCCTCCTCAGGGAGCCCTGCTCCATGGAAGGGGCAAGGGTGGCCCCGGTCTCCACCACACCCACTGTCATGAAGCCATCACTCAACTGGGACAAGATTGACAG ctccctcctgctctcaGAGGCCACATCCCCACCAGAGGAGGACTCTCCCATCAGCCTGGGCCTGCGGGAAGCCATCAGCTCCTACCTTCTCCTGACAGAGGCAGCCACCCCCAAGCAGagccctgcagggaagggggCAAAGAACAGCTGA
- the SLA2 gene encoding src-like-adapter 2 isoform X2 has translation MGSLPSREKPLSIPQAVANMVQPPPPMQADPSSFLALALCDFPAGAGAATVLRMGEQLRVLSEDGEWWLVASEVSGKECHIPSSCVAKVRHRWLYEGVSRQKAEELLLRPGNRSGSFLIRESQTRQGCYSLSVRRSERASWDSVTHYRIYRLENGWLYISPRLTFPSLHDLVDHYSEFGEGLCCLLREPCSMEGARVAPVSTTPTVMKPSLNWDKIDSSLLLSEATSPPEEDSPISLGLREAISSYLLLTEAATPKQSPAGKGAKNS, from the exons ATGGGGAGCCTGCCCAGCCGGGAGAAGCCGCTCAGTATCCCACAAGCAGTTGCCAATATGGTGCAGCCCCCGCCGCCCATGCAGGCAG ACCCCAGCAGCTTCCTGGCTCTGGCCCTCTGCGacttccctgccggcgcagggGCAGCCACCGTCCTGAGGATGGGAGAGCAACTCCGTGTCCTCTCTGA GGATGGAGAGTGGTGGCTGGTGGCATCCGAGGTGTCTGGCAAAGAGTGCCACATCCCCAGCAGCTGCGTGGCCAAGGTCAGGCACAG GTGGCTGTATGAGGGCGTCAGCCGGCAGaaggcagaggagctgctgctccgGCCAGGCAACCGCAGCGGGTCCTTCCTGATACGGGAGAGCCAGACCAGGCAAG GCTGCTACTCACTGTCGGTGCGCCGCAGCGAGCGTGCCTCCTGGGACTCGGTGACACACTACCGCATCTACCGCCTGGAGAACGGCTGGCTCTACATCTCACCCCGCCTCACCTTCCCCAGCCTACACGACCTGGTGGACCACTACTCTG aGTTTGGAGAGGGGCTGTGCTGCCTCCTCAGGGAGCCCTGCTCCATGGAAGGGGCAAGGGTGGCCCCGGTCTCCACCACACCCACTGTCATGAAGCCATCACTCAACTGGGACAAGATTGACAG ctccctcctgctctcaGAGGCCACATCCCCACCAGAGGAGGACTCTCCCATCAGCCTGGGCCTGCGGGAAGCCATCAGCTCCTACCTTCTCCTGACAGAGGCAGCCACCCCCAAGCAGagccctgcagggaagggggCAAAGAACAGCTGA